The Candidatus Pelagibacter sp. IMCC9063 genome has a window encoding:
- a CDS encoding Brp/Blh family beta-carotene 15,15'-dioxygenase, translating into MIQLFFYLFLSTCFIGLHHQNFLIEQQYLFFCFFIIATVGISHGSLDNHKGELIFKKYFPRYWSFVFYVTYLLTSAFVLLVWIYSPLISLCIFFLVASFHFGYEDLEMFFSQNFILETPLYFLRGLIIISAPLYLNNVETVNFINILLLGEQWINLETTIYAYIFYFNLVLIFFLTLLFWIIKNINLKDFFIISFEVFSIVIVFKYLPLILAFTMYFCFMHSTKHILSLAVELNGSNVYAGIKSFAKKAAPLTIITFAMSLIMLFYLSKEFSVDKSILKIIFIGLAALTLPHIILEYIYGKYK; encoded by the coding sequence TTTAAGTACATGCTTTATTGGCTTGCACCATCAAAATTTTTTAATAGAACAACAATATTTATTCTTCTGTTTTTTTATCATTGCTACAGTAGGTATTTCGCATGGCTCTTTAGATAATCACAAGGGGGAACTCATCTTTAAAAAGTATTTTCCAAGGTATTGGTCTTTTGTATTTTATGTGACTTACCTACTTACCTCTGCATTTGTTTTGTTGGTATGGATATATTCGCCCCTAATAAGCCTATGTATATTTTTTTTAGTAGCCTCATTTCATTTTGGGTACGAAGATTTAGAAATGTTTTTTAGTCAAAATTTTATTTTAGAGACTCCTCTTTATTTTCTTCGTGGCCTAATTATTATTTCAGCCCCTTTGTATTTGAACAATGTAGAGACGGTCAATTTTATTAATATTTTATTATTAGGAGAACAATGGATAAATCTAGAAACTACTATTTACGCTTATATTTTTTATTTTAACCTAGTGTTAATTTTTTTTCTGACTTTACTATTTTGGATTATAAAAAATATTAATCTTAAAGATTTTTTTATTATAAGTTTTGAGGTTTTTTCTATAGTGATTGTTTTTAAATATTTACCTCTAATATTAGCTTTTACAATGTATTTTTGCTTTATGCACTCCACTAAACACATTTTATCATTAGCAGTAGAGCTGAATGGCAGTAATGTCTATGCGGGGATAAAGTCGTTTGCCAAAAAAGCTGCCCCACTAACAATTATTACTTTTGCAATGTCTTTAATAATGTTATTTTATTTAAGCAAAGAGTTTTCAGTTGATAAATCAATATTAAAAATAATTTTTATTGGCTTGGCTGCTCTCACATTGCCACACATAATACTTGAATATATTTATGGAAAATACAAATAA